Genomic DNA from Leptospira congkakensis:
AGCTCGTGTATTCAATGTTCCGTTTTCTGAAGTAAACGAGATGAGTAAATTGTTTCCCAAAAAATTGGGAATCACAATTCAGGAAGCCGTTGATACATCTAAAGACCTTCGTGACATTGCAGAAAAATCTGATTTAAACAAAAAAGTTTTTTATATTGCGCAAAAACTAGAAGGTAACTACCGTCAGGTGGGTAGACACGCAGCTGGTGTTGTCATTGCGCCTACTGCATTAGAAGAAATCGTTCCATTGTCGACAGTCAGTGAACCTGGTCGAGATGGGCGTTCCATAGTCACTCAGTACGACAAAAACATGTCGGAACAAGTCGGACTGATCAAAATGGATATTTTAGGTTTAAAAAACTTAACTACCATCCATCATGCCACCAAACTCATTGAAAAACGACATGGGATTTTACTTGATTTAGATAAAATTCCTTTAGATGATCCTGCCACATTTAGTTTGTTACGAAAGGCAAATGTTCTCGGGATATTCCAGTTAGATTCGTCTTCAGGAATTCGTGATCTTTTTGCCAAAGCACAAGTGCAAAAATTTGAAGAAATCGCTGCCTTGCTTGCGTTATATCGTCCAGGTCCGATGGGATCAGGGATGTTAGATGATTATTTGGATCGTAAAAACGGCAAAAAGAAAGTAGTTTTCCCGCACGAAAGTTTGGCTGAAGTTTTGGGTGAAACCTACGGGGTTGTTGTTTACCAAGAACAGGTGATGGGTATTTCACGAATTATGGGTGGATACTCGGTTGGAGATTCGGATGTTCTTCGTAAGGCGATGGCCAAAAAGGATAAATCAAAACTTCCTGCATTAAAAGAGAAGTTTGTCAAAGGTGCGATCGAAAAAAAGATCAACGAAAAACTTGCTATCGAACTTTTTGAACAGTTAGAAAAATTTGGTGAGTATGGTTTTAATAAATCGCACTCGGTTGCTTATGCATTTGTCACTTACCAAACTGCATTTTTAAAAGCCAATTATTCCATTGAATACTTAACCGCTCTATTATCGGGAGACCATTCAAAAATTACTGATGTTGTGAAATACATTAACAATGCAAAAGAAATGGGAATTCGAATTTTAGGACCCGATGTTAAAGAATCAGGAATATCATTTGAAATCATTGATGATAAAACAGTAAGATTCGGTCTTTCTTCTATTAAGGGAGTGGGGGAACTGGCTGCTGAAAATATAATTTCTAATCGTAATTCTATTGGTGGTTATCATCAACTTGGTGACTTCACAAAGAAGTTGGACACAAGGCTTGCAAACAAAAAGGTACTCGAGTCCCTCGCACAAGGAGGAGCCTTTGATTCTTTTGGTTATACAAGAAAAACAATTTCCGAATCCACAGATATTATTTTAAACTATGCCAACAAAAAACAAGCAGAAGAAAAAGAGGGTCAATTTTCATTGTTTGGCGGTGCTAATGGCGGAGGGGAAGAAGATCTTAACCTTCCAAAAGATGGGATTGAATGGAATGGTGACGAACTACTTAGAAAAGAAAAAGAAACTACAGGGTTGTATCTTTCTGGCCATCCGCTCGATAAATTTACAGAACAATTAAAAACGTTAAAACCGACTACCATCGAAAACTTAGAAGAGGTTCGTCCAAAATCAAAAGTAGAAATTGCAGGAGTCCTTTCTAAAAAAGTAGTCAAACTCACTAAGAAAAAAGAAGAGTTTGTGAACTTTATGTTGGAAGACCAAACCGGTGAGATCGAATGTGTTGCCTTTCCTAAAACTTACGCCGAATTCAAACATCTATTCACTGAAGACAATACAGTTTTCATCCGTGGAATTTTGGAACGCCTCGATGCCGACGAATCGGAGTTAAAAGGTCAAATTATCGTTAATAAACTTGAAGAACTTAATTCTGTTACCATTGAAAAGAAAATGGAAAAAACTCTTCATCTAACAATTAACATGATGGAAGAAAAAAATAGAGACGTAATTTTAAAATTACAAGACATCCTTTCTGTTCATAGAGGTGCATCTTCTGTATTCTTTCATTTGGTCGGAAACGGTGATGAAAAGAAAGTCATTCGTGCTCACGACCATTTCTCCATCGATATTACTCCTGATCTGATGAAGATGTTAACCGACATACTCGGAAAAGGAACAGTTCGTTATACCGTTGGTGAAGAAGTAAGAGTTTACGGATAAAAATTGTGGAGTCTGATTCTCTCTCGTTAAACTTATTATTAGAATTTCTTTGGATGGGATCAGGTTCTGTATTTTGTTTGATTTGGGCACTTTCCAATTTAATTCAAAATCGTAAGGCATCTGGATTTGTTTGGTCTTTTATTTTATTCTCCACAGGCCTTTGGTTACTCACCGGTGCTTTTATGTTCACTGGGTTTTATAAATACTTTCCATCCATCGCATTAATTCATATTCCCTTTGTGTTTTTATCTTCCACTTTGCTTTATTTGTATTTAGAATATTTGTTTTTGGAAAAACCAATCCAAATCAAAGTGTATCATTTTTTCCCAGCTTTCTTATCCATTCTGTTTTTGATTCCTTTTTATTCAGGATCAGATTTATATCGTTTAGAAATTTTAGAACAATTAACAAAAACAGACTATGGAACCGTTGTTGTTGGTTTGAATTTTGGAATCAAAATTTCTATCTTGGTTTCTGTTGGATTGTTTTTACTAAAAGAATGGATTCCCAATGTAAGGTTGTCTGTTTTCTTTTCTAAAAAGGCAATTTATTCA
This window encodes:
- the dnaE gene encoding DNA polymerase III subunit alpha; this translates as MEDFAHLHLHTTYSMLDGAIRISDLMKRVKELGMSSVAITDHGNMYGAIEFYKEAVKHDVKPIIGCEFYVTPSRSAETELDEIADGGAYHIILLCKNETGYKNIIKLASRSFTEGFYRKPRIDYDLLERHSEGLVCLTACLAGEVNRKILEGKEDKAYALAGRLHEIFRKEDFYLEIQDHGIPEQRTVAEAVMGFSKRTGIPLVLTNDSHFLTKDDKEAQDILLRIGMRKNIDDEMRFGFNENFYVKSPAEMINIFPDHKDAFYNTLAIRDKCSLNFQFGNPLLPPFEVPPGFDTDSYLEKLVWEGIKEKYQDITPIVRERTEYEMQTIRNMHFAGYFLIVQDYINFARRAGIPVGPGRGSAAGSIIAYALGITNVDPIRYNLLFERFLNPDRKDMPDIDTDFCVERREEVINYIKHRYGENRVGQIITFGSLAAKAAIKDVARVFNVPFSEVNEMSKLFPKKLGITIQEAVDTSKDLRDIAEKSDLNKKVFYIAQKLEGNYRQVGRHAAGVVIAPTALEEIVPLSTVSEPGRDGRSIVTQYDKNMSEQVGLIKMDILGLKNLTTIHHATKLIEKRHGILLDLDKIPLDDPATFSLLRKANVLGIFQLDSSSGIRDLFAKAQVQKFEEIAALLALYRPGPMGSGMLDDYLDRKNGKKKVVFPHESLAEVLGETYGVVVYQEQVMGISRIMGGYSVGDSDVLRKAMAKKDKSKLPALKEKFVKGAIEKKINEKLAIELFEQLEKFGEYGFNKSHSVAYAFVTYQTAFLKANYSIEYLTALLSGDHSKITDVVKYINNAKEMGIRILGPDVKESGISFEIIDDKTVRFGLSSIKGVGELAAENIISNRNSIGGYHQLGDFTKKLDTRLANKKVLESLAQGGAFDSFGYTRKTISESTDIILNYANKKQAEEKEGQFSLFGGANGGGEEDLNLPKDGIEWNGDELLRKEKETTGLYLSGHPLDKFTEQLKTLKPTTIENLEEVRPKSKVEIAGVLSKKVVKLTKKKEEFVNFMLEDQTGEIECVAFPKTYAEFKHLFTEDNTVFIRGILERLDADESELKGQIIVNKLEELNSVTIEKKMEKTLHLTINMMEEKNRDVILKLQDILSVHRGASSVFFHLVGNGDEKKVIRAHDHFSIDITPDLMKMLTDILGKGTVRYTVGEEVRVYG
- a CDS encoding AraC family transcriptional regulator, yielding MESDSLSLNLLLEFLWMGSGSVFCLIWALSNLIQNRKASGFVWSFILFSTGLWLLTGAFMFTGFYKYFPSIALIHIPFVFLSSTLLYLYLEYLFLEKPIQIKVYHFFPAFLSILFLIPFYSGSDLYRLEILEQLTKTDYGTVVVGLNFGIKISILVSVGLFLLKEWIPNVRLSVFFSKKAIYSLVFVLLIWIDLLLGSIGFTFQIPFFRKLSAYLLPVLMYFYFFTRELWTPFVSDVRDSIQRNKYEKSKLVSVQLETIDQRLYELMREKVYCDEDLSLSKLADMAEVKSGQLSEYFHKRYGFGFYQYINQYRIDEAKRLLMESEERSILSVADSVGFNSKSTFNRVFLETVGSTPSEFRKQSKLI